From Malaciobacter mytili LMG 24559:
TTTGAAAGTTCCTCTTCTAAACTTTGTTTTTTAGATGTGTTTTGAATTTGTTCATTTTGTAATTGTTCTATTAAACTTTTTAGTTTATAAAGTTCTTGTTCATTTTGTAAAACTAAAGTTTGTTTAGTATTTAACTCTTTTTGAAGATTATCTCTTTGAGCTAAAACTTTTTCTTTTTCATCTCTAATTTTTACTATATTTCTTAACTCTTTTTCTAAAAGTTGTTTTTCTTCTTCTAGGTTTGTTTTAGAATCATCCATTAAAATAAAATTCAATGAACTAAATACTTGTTCTATCTCTTCTTTATTTTTTGATAATTTGTTTAGTTCTAAAGTAGAACTCTCTACTTTAGTTTCAAGTTTTGATAAATTTAATTCAAAAGTTCGTAAAGCTTTATTTTCTTCATCAAATATCTGTTTCTTTTGAGCGATTATTGAACTTGTTTCATCAGCATTTACACTTTTTCTATGATTTACAAACGGATGCTCTTTTGAACCACATAAAAAACACTCTTCACCCTCTTTTAGATTTACTCTATCACTCTCATATTTTGCTATTAAAAGTTCTGCTTCTCTTTTATCATTTAGAGTTTGTATATGTGTTTGAATTTCATTTATTAGTTTTGTTTTTTCTTCTATATTTGTTTTTATAATTTTTGATTCATCTTTTGAAGAAGATATGATGTTTTCTTCTTTTAAAATAAATTCCAACAATCTTTTATATTCATCTATAGAAGTAATTAGTTTTTCAATACTTTTTAATCTATCTCTATTATTTGCTTCTTTTTGATTAAAACTTGAAGTTTGAATTTCTAACTCTTTATACTCTTTATCTTTTAAATCAAACAGTATCTTTATTTCATCAAACTCTTTTTTTGCCTTGCTAAAACTATCTTGTAAAATCTTTTCATTTAAACTATTATTTTGAAGTTTTTCTTCTATTTGTTTTAAAAGTTTTAGTACATCTTTATAATCATTTACATTTTTAGAGATTAAAGATATCTCTTCTTTTAATGATTCATCATTTTTATTTTTTATTAGATAATCATTTATAGTTTTTAAATCATTTTCAATTCTTTCTTGATTTGTTTTTAATACTTTCAAATCTTCATTTAGTTTTGTTTTTTGTTCATTTTGAGAGCTTATTTTATTTTCTAACTCTTTGATGTTTTGAAGTTTTGATTCAATTTTAGTTTGTAGTGTTCTTACTTCTTGAAGTTTTTTAGAGTTCGTATCAAATGAAATTTTCTCTTTATCTAATTCATCTTTTACTTTTAATGATTCATTAGTTTTTGACTCTAGTTGCTGTTTTAATTCAATTAGTTCTTTTTGAAGTTTTTCTAGTTTTTCTTTATCTTGATTTATTATTTGAGTTAAAGAGTTTTTTTCTTGATATATTGGCTGAATATTTAAAGCTTTATTTGCTAAATCCAATCTAACAAAGTCTTCTTTTTTATTCTCTTTTTCAAGAGTAATTTGCTCAAATTCTTGAATATATCTATTATTATCAGTTTCTAACTTTTGTAAATTTTCAAGCCAATTAATTACTTTTTTTAGATCATTTACTTTAGTATCAAGTTCAAGTTTTTGGGCTTTTGAATTATTTAAAACTAGTGTTTTTTCAACAACAACTTCATTTGATAATAATTCAATATTTCCTAATAAATTTTCATCTAATTTAATTTCATCATTTTTACTAGTATAAGTTTGATATATTTCTTGAGATATTTGTTTATAGATTTGTGTTCCAGTAATCTTTTCAAGTAAACTTGAACGCTCATTTTCTTTTGCTTTTAAAAAGGCATCAAAACTTCCTTGAGCCAACATCATAGATTGAATAAATCTATCAAAATCAAGTCCAGATAAATCTTCTATATATTTTGGAACTTTAGAAAGATACGATTCTAAGACTTTTCCTGATTCAACTTCACTAATTTCCATTTTAGCACTTTGAAAAGCTCCATCAGCATTTTTTCTAGCTCTTTTTTGGCTCCAAGAACTTCTATAAACTTTACCTTTTACTTCAAATTCAACTTCACATAAACACTCACCAGTATGTCTACTCATAAGTTCATTTGGGTTAGATAATCTTGCAGTTCTTCCATATAAAGCACATGTAATTACATCTAAAATAGTACTTTTTCCAGCACCAGTTGGTCCAGTAATAGCAAATAAAGATTCATCTTTTAAAAACTTTTCCAAGTCTACTTCAAACTCACCTTTTAGAGAGTTAATATTTAGTGATTTTATTTTTAGTATTTTCATAGGCTTTGCACCTTAGAAACTACTTCTTTAAAATTCAAAAATAGTTCTTTTTCAAACTCTTTATCTTCTAAGTTTTCAAGTTCTAATCTTTTTTCAAATACTTGTTCAACTGACAATTCATCTAAACTTATAACTTTTAATTCATTAGCTTTTAATTGCTTTTCACTTTTATCTATTTTTACTGCAAGTAATATAAGTTCAAGTTTTGAAGCAAGTTGTCTAATTTCATTATTTGCATACATTGCATTATCATCAGATATATGAACTTCTATCCAAGAGTTTTTATCTTCTATTTTAGTAAGTTCATTTTTTATATGCTCGTAATTTCCTTTGATAATAACAAGTTTCCTAGAAAGTGGAACTTCTATTTCTTCTATACTTATTTCATTTTGAGTAAAAGATACAAGATTTACTTTTTGAGTATTTTTAGATTCAGAAAAACTAAGAGGTATAGGAGAACCTGAATATCTAACATGTTCATTATTTCCAACAACTTGATTTATATGAAGATGCCCTAAAGCAACATAATCAAACATTGAAGCTAAATAATCCCCACCAATATCAATAGTCCCACCTATATAAATATCTCTTTCACTTTGACTACTTCTACTTCCAACTGTTGTTAAGTGTCCCATAGCAATTATTGGTATATTTTTATCTTTTTTTAGTTCAAGTGCTTTTGAGTAGCAATTTTCATAATAAGCTTTAATACCACTATTTGCTAATTTTTCTTTTTCACTAATTGTTATTCCACTTAAAGATTCTCTAATAACACTATCTCTTAAAAATGGAACAGCACAAACAATAGATATTAAATCATCATTTTTATTTATAGGAATAATTACATTTTCATCTTCATCACCAGTTGTAATTACATGAACATTTAAAACTTCCAAAAGTTGTTTGGGTGCTTTTAAAGTTGATATTGAGTCATGATTTCCAGCAGTTATAATAGTAGTAATTAATGTTTTTATACTTGATAGTTCTTTTAAAAAATTATAATAAAGCTCTAAAGCATAATTTGGAGGCGTTCCAGTATCAAAAATATCTCCTGATATAACTAAAACTTCAACGTGTTTTTCTTTTATAATTTCTAAAAGCCAAGAAAGAAAATCTTCATGTTCTTCAGCTCTACTTTTCCCCATAAAATTTTGACCAAGATGCCAATCTGATGTATGTAATAAACGCATAAATAACCTATAAAAATTTATACAATCATTATAACAAAAAACAACTTTTTTGTGACTCTTTTTTATTTATTTCAATATATTAATATGACTTTCTCCAGTATTTTTACTCAACTTTGCATATCTTATAGTTTTATTTATGACCTAATTAACTTGAGAATATATATATTGATGTATTAAAAATATCAAATATACAAACCCTAAAAGAAAAGTAAGCTCTACTTTTAAAATTATTACCTTTTGGATTTAATTATATTTCAAAAGTTTTATTTTCCATTTTTATCCTTTAAAAAATTTCATTTTCATAAATAGTCTCATCCTTATTATTAAAATCCTCTACTATTTCATTTTGTATATTTATATTTGATTGACTTGCTAATTCTTCTGTTAGTTTTATTGCTTGTTTTAATATAAGTATATCTTCTTCACTCATCTTATCTTTTGTCATTGTTGTATCTATATATGTTGCTGCTATTTCGTTTATTTCATTATTTTTTGTTTCATAAGTTGCATAGGCTTCGATTAGTTCTTCTTTCTCTTTTGTTTGATCAATAGTTAAATTTATTTTTAAGATATTACTCTCTTCTATTTTTACAAACTCATTATTAGATACTAATCCATCTTCATTTTTATCTTGCCACAAGGCAAAGTTCTCCCATTCATTATCATTTTTATCAAATACTCCATCTTTATTTGTATCAAACCCTTTACTTAAGGCTTCTATATCATTTGTAGTATCTTCAAAAAGAACTCTCCAATCTGTTTCTAATTTACTATCTATAGTTCCACTTTTATTATAATCCCAAACAAGTACAGCATCATCTTTTCCAACACCATCTAATACTTCATTATGTTTTTCATAATATTTTTGAACAAATTCTATTCCATCTCCATCCAAATCTAAAACTATTGGGTCTCTTTTTATATATTTATAGTTTATTCCTGTATGTACAAAAAGATTTTTTACATTTTCTCCTGTTAAAAAATCTCCTTCATCACTGATTTTTGCAACAAAGCTTTTCATCTCAAAAACTCTATCTCCTTTTTTCTTCCAATAACTTCCACTATAATCAAAATAAAACTCTCCATCTTCTTCTACTGTTCTTCCATTAATATTTGTAGCACCTGAAACATTTAAAGCATAATATTTCTCTCCTCTATAAAAAGATGTTACAAAAGCTAAATTTGAAACAACACTTACACTTAAAGCATCAAGATTTGAATCCACATCATCAACAACAATTTTTCCTTTTCCAGTATTTAAACTATTTCTATTAAAATAAGAAGAGATTAAAATAGGTGCATCATTTACAGGGGTTACATTAACTTCAACAAAGGCTGTGCTTTGATTACCATCTTTATCTTCAACTATATATTCAAAGCCTGCTTTTCCTTTATAAAGTGCAGAGTTTCTATCAAAGGTATTATCAATAGAGCTATTATAATGTTCATCAGGATTAAAATTTATTGTGCCATTTTTATTTAAAGTAGCTGTTCCATTTAAAGAGTTTTTAATACCTACTATTTTTAAAGTATCATTTGCTTTTATAGAAAAATCATTTGAAAGTAAATTTTGTATTGTTATGGTTAAAGCAGTATCTTCTGTAGCAAAAACTTTATCATCAAATACAAAAGCAGAGTTCTTTTTTACATCATCAATATATACATTAAAATCATCAAATTGTAAAGTTGAGATATTTTTAAGTTCATTTATTCCTGTTTGAGTAATAACTGATGCAGAACTATTAAAGTTTGTAATTATATTTTTTACTTCTTTTCCATTAAAGTATTCAATTAATTTTCCATTATAAACAACAGTATCATTTCCAGCTTGTCCATCAATAGTATCATTACCTTCTGTTGCATAAAAGATATTAGTTTCATTATTTCCAACTATATTATCATCATAAGAAGAACCTACTACATTTTCAAAATTAGAGATAGTATCATTTGTAGCATATGCTTTTGATACAGTATTTGTACTTAGGTTTATATTTATTCCTTGATTACTATTTGAGTAATCAATAGTATCTATTCCTTCACCTCCATCTAAAATATCTTTTCCACTTGAAGCAAAGATAGTATCATTTCCACTACCACCTATAATAGTAATATCACTATTTGCACTATTTTTAATGATACTATTTCCACTTCCTAAGATTATCTCTTCTGCATTTGTTGAAGTTACATCAAAAACTATATCTTGTGTATCATCTATATAAATCTTATCATATCCACTACCCATATCTATAAAATCTCCACTTTGAGATTTTAAATCAGAAGCATCTATATAAGCTATATCATCTCCACCTTTAGCAAAATAAGTATCAGTTCCTTTATTACCTCTTATAATATCATTACCATCACTACCTATAATATTATCATTGCCTTGTGAGCCTATAAACTTTTCAATATTTGTTAAGCCCATATCAAAATTAATACCTCTTACATCATCAACTATAACAGTATCATATCCTTCACCACCATTAACTACTTCAACCAATAAGTTTTCACTTTGAAAATCTTCATAATCTACAACTATAGTATCATTTCCACTACCTGCATCTATTCTATCTGCACCTTTTCCACCTTCAATATAATCATTTCCACTTCCTGCAAAAATTGTATCATTTCCCTGTTTTGCAAGGATAATATCATTATTATCTTCACTATAAATTGTATCATCACCCTTTGAAGAATCTATATAATCATTTCCTGTAGTTTCAATATTTTCTAAAGTTATATTTAAAGAGCTACTTTTTAAAATAGTTTCTATATTCTCTTCTTTTACTATATTTGCAACTACATTTAAAGTTAAGTTTTCATTATTTACAGAGGGGTAAGTAAGAAGAATTTTTCCATCAAAATCTTGGGTATTTATATATAAACTTCCATTTTTAAAAATCCCTTTATTTGAAGTAGTATTTGAAGGTAAATTATCAATTTTTAAAACTATTAATTCATCATTATTTAAAATACTTTTATCAATATTTAATTCTATTAAAGCTTTTGTATCTGTGCTTATAGTATCTGAATAAATAGTATCATTTCCACCTTTTGAATAAATCTTATCATTTCCTCCACCACTATTTATATTATCACTAGCATCTGTATAATTTAAAGTTTGAGAAGCTAAAGTATTAGAAGTGATTTCTACTTTATTTATATGAAAGTATGGAAGGTCATTATCTAAAGCACTAAGAGTTATATTTTTTTCTACTACTTCTTTATTTGTATTTGTACTACTAATAGCTTTTATATTTAAAGATAGTTCATCACTACTTAAATTTTCTATTTTCAAATCTTCTAAATCTTGTTTTGTTAAAGTATAGCTTCCATCTTTATTTAAACTTCCTTTATTTAAAGAAGAACCGTTAGGAAGATTTGTTATTAATAAACTTAAAGTTTCACTATTATCATTATCTAGTAAAGAAGCATCTATACTAAGAAAAGCTTGATTATCTTTTATAAAACTATTTTGTACATTTAATATAGGTTTATCAATAATTTCATTTATTGTTATACTAAGGTTTTTAGACACTTCTGCTCTACTTGTCCCTCCATCTTCACTTATTGATTTTATTTGTAAATTTAATTTTCCAGAAAAGTTTTCAGGAGCAATAAAAGCTAATTTTTTTATATCTTTTTCATCTATTATCCAAGTATTTTCTTTTTTCTCTCCTGCATTTAACTCTATATTATTGGGGATCCCTCTTATTTCTAATTTTAGATTTTCACTTCCATCTAAATCTTGCAGTTTTGAAGATAGATTTAAAAATATTAAGTCATCTTCATTTGCAGTTATATCATTTAATTCTAAAATACTCTTATCTGCAACAGGTGTAATTTCTACAGGAAGATTTACTTCTATCTCACTTTTTCTTAGTGTATTATCTGGTTCAACTATTACTGAAGTAATTCCAATATTAAAATTACCTGAATAATTTAAAGGTGAATATAATTGTAAATTATCTAATTGACTTGTAGATATTTTCCAAGTTGTATCATTTAGCTTTTCACCGCTATTTAAGCTAAATTCTGAAGGTATTTTTAACTCTAAATAAAAATTTTGAGAAGCTCTTAGATTTCTTGTATTTACATCTATATCAAGTAAAGCTACTTCATCTTCATTTACTTTTACTGGATTTACAGTTATATTTACACTTGTAGGAATTGATTCTATATCAACTTTTATATAACCAATACTTTCTTCTTTATGTGCATTTTTCTTTTCTGTTGTTATAGCTTTTACTTTTAATTCAAAATCTTCTAAGCTATTAAATTCAGGTCTTATTTTCAAACCTTCTAATTCTTCTACTGTTAAATGCCAATTACCTTCACTATCTTTTAATCCTTTATTTAAAACTGCATTTAAAGGAACTTGTTCTATTACTATTTCTAAAGTTTCACTTCCATCTGTATCTGTTAATGAACTTTTTATATCAAGTGGTATAAAACTATTTTGATACCCTTTTGTATCTGATACTTCCAAATTTGCAAAATCTGCTTCTGATTGAATTCTTACTTCTACATCTTTTGAGGTAAATGTTTGATGAGTATTTTCTGCTTCTGTTGTAACTGCTGTTACTTTTAAAGTAAAGTTTTCATCACTATTTTCGACTAAATTTATACTTAACTCTTCTAATTGCGTAGGTAAAAGTTTCCAAGAACCATCACTTTGTTCTTCTCCTGCTGTTAAGCTTGTCCCTTGGGGCAATCCTTCTATTAGGTAATATAAGCTTTCACTTCCATCTTTATCTATAAACTCTGAAGCAATATCTATATAAGCAAACCCTGGATCTTCTGTTACACTTACTACACAATCCATCCCACTAGTAGTTTTTTGAAAAAGATTTAATTCTACATTATCTGCAACTGCATTAACTTTTACTTCTAATTCTTTTGAGATTTGAGCAATACTATTATTTTCATTTTCTTTTGTAAGTGCTGTTACTTTTATAGTAAAGTCTGTTGCATCATGTGTTTTTGGTGTAATTGTAAGAAAATTTAAATCTTTCGCTTCTAGATGCCATATTCCATTTTCATCTTTTTCTCCTTTATTTAAAGTAGCATCACTTGGAATATTTTCTATTTTTATACTTAAAACTTCACTTCCATCTATATCAACTAAAGCTGATTTTATATCTAAATTTATAGCAGTATCTTCATCTCCTTGTGTATTTGTTACTTCTAAAATAGCAGTATCTGCTACAGCATTTACTATTACTTTTAACTCTTCACTTATAGTTGCTATACTATTATTTTCACTCTCAATTGCATAAGCAGTTACTTTTATAGTAAAGTCTTCATCACTATGAAGTTGTGTAGTTAATTCTAAACCTTTTAATTCATCTTTTGTTAGATACCATATTCCATCACTATCTTTTTTCCCTTTATTTAAAGTAGCATCTTTAGGAATATTTTCCAAAGAAATAAGAAGTCTTTCTTTTCCATCTACTCCATCTAATGTATCTACTAAAGAACTATTTATATTTATAGGCAAAATAGTATCTTCTAAAATCTCTTTTTCACTATCTTCTAAAGACAAGTTTGGTGTATCTGCAACTGCAATAATTGTGATTTTTTCACTTATTTGTGTAGTTATTATTCTTCCATTTGTATCTCTAACTATTGCTTTTATACTTATTGTAAAATCATCAGAATTATCTTTTTGAGGAATCAAAGATAAATTAACTAAATCATTTTGAGTTAAATACCAATTACCATCTACTCTTTTTTCTCCTGAACTTAGGTTAAACCCTTCAGGTAAGCCTTCAAATATAACTTCTAAAGAACTATCAGCATTTGGGTTTGATATATCAAAATCAAAAAATATTTCATCTTCATTTATTATTGTTTTATTTAGTTTTACTAAAGCTGAAGTTAAAGGTTCTAAGTCTTTTATTGTTTGTACTTCTATTTTTCTTTGTACTTCTTCTTGTATATCTTTCTTTTGAAAAATAACTTCATCTTGAAAAGAAATATTATTTAAAAAACTTTGAGTAGAGCTATTATTTGTTTCTCTTAAGATAGTTGTTTTATCATCTAAAGAGTTTTCATTAGTATTTAATATCGTAGTATTATCATCACTTATTTCCTCTTTTTGTTTTAAAGTCTTTTTTTTATACTCTTTTATTAATAAAATATCTTTATATAAAGGGCTTTGTGTTTCTACAATAGGGATAACCAAACTATTATTTTCACTATTTATACTCTCCAAACCTTTTAATGAAGCTGGGTCATCACTTAAATAGCTTATTTCATCACTTGAAGACTCTTTTGTTTGGGCCACTGCCACTGTTCCTATCATAACAGCTGTTGCTATTGATGAGGCTTGAGAAGTTGGATTATTTTCATTTAAAACATTCTCTTCTTCAACTATCTCTTCTTCTTTTTTAAATTCAGCTTTTTTTATTAGTTGTTTATTTAAATAATCCACTTCAAAAACTACATTTTTAAAAGCTATCTCTTCTATATCAACTAAAGTATCTAAAATCTTTTTATCATTTGATTTTACTAAAATAGTATTATTATTTAAAAACATAACTTGATAGTTTTCAAAATTATCTTTATATTCAACAGTATCTTTACCACTTCCTGCATATATTATATTTTTACCAGCAGTAGTATTTATATAATCATTACCATCACCTAAGATTACTACATCATCACCCTCACCTGCATAAACTTTATTATTTCCCTTTATTGAAACAATATAATCATCTCCTTTTCCTGCATAAACAATATCATTACCAGCACCCAAAGAGATATTATCAGCTCCATCATTAGCAAAAACTATATTATTTTCATCATTTGTTACTATTACATCATTATTTTGTGAGCCTTTTACTCCCTCTATATTTATATATTTATCATTTTCATTTGAGTAGTTATTTTTTAAATTTACAACAGAAGAGTTTTCACTATTAGTATAATCTACTAAATCAACTCCTTCTCCTCCATCTAAGGTATCACTTCCACCTTTTCCTTCTAAAATATCATTACCACTATTTCCTATTAAAGTATTATCTTTATCATCTCCTACTAAAATATCATCAAAATTTGAACCCTTAAGATTTTCTACATTTTTTAAAGTATCACCATCATCATTATTATTAGAATTTAAACTTGCATATACACCACTTTTTGAGTTTTCATAAGAAACACTATCAATACCTAATCCTGTATCAATATTTTTTTTACCATCTTGTACAAGAATATAGTCATCTCCACTACCTGTAACAATTGTATCATTACCTTTTGATGAAACAATTAGATTATCTCCATAATATGCGGTAATCTTATCATCTAAAGAAGTATCCAAATAGATATTTTTATCTTCAAATTCATTTACATATTTAGCTAAAGCTTCATCTTCTAAAAGTAGAGTTTTAAAAGCTTCATTTACATCTATTTTTCCACCATTTTCTTCTACTTTTATCAATTCAAGTAAGGCTTGAAGGTTCACTTTTGTTCCATTTGGCAGGTCTATATGTGTATTTGTTTTATCCCATTTTTCCCAGTTTGAAATTACAAACTCTTTTGAGTTTTCTTGTGCTTTTTGTGCTTCTAAATCCTTATCAAAAGTAGTAATTATTAATTTACCTTCTTTTAATTCAAACTGCAAATCATTTAAACTTTTTCCAGCAAAAGAAAAAGCATCTTCACTTATAGTAAAGTTTTCATAAGGATTAGGAATATTTGCAAGTTCTAATAACTCTTCAAATCTTTTTGCAAAAATTTCTACTTTTTCTAAAAAGCTATATTTTAAAGCTTTAGGATTTTTTAGAAACTCTTCATAAGATTGGGCTTTTACATTTACATCTAAACTATTTGTATAGTTTAAATATCCTAAATTTAAGTCATATCCTAACTCTTTTAAAATCTCTAATGCCTCTTCTTTTGATGGTTCATTAATATTTATTTCATCTTCTTTATTTAAAGCAAGTACACTTTCACTTTCTTCTTTTAGATAAATATTTATCATTTTTTTAGCTATTTGATTTAGATAGTCATTTAC
This genomic window contains:
- a CDS encoding AAA family ATPase; its protein translation is MKILKIKSLNINSLKGEFEVDLEKFLKDESLFAITGPTGAGKSTILDVITCALYGRTARLSNPNELMSRHTGECLCEVEFEVKGKVYRSSWSQKRARKNADGAFQSAKMEISEVESGKVLESYLSKVPKYIEDLSGLDFDRFIQSMMLAQGSFDAFLKAKENERSSLLEKITGTQIYKQISQEIYQTYTSKNDEIKLDENLLGNIELLSNEVVVEKTLVLNNSKAQKLELDTKVNDLKKVINWLENLQKLETDNNRYIQEFEQITLEKENKKEDFVRLDLANKALNIQPIYQEKNSLTQIINQDKEKLEKLQKELIELKQQLESKTNESLKVKDELDKEKISFDTNSKKLQEVRTLQTKIESKLQNIKELENKISSQNEQKTKLNEDLKVLKTNQERIENDLKTINDYLIKNKNDESLKEEISLISKNVNDYKDVLKLLKQIEEKLQNNSLNEKILQDSFSKAKKEFDEIKILFDLKDKEYKELEIQTSSFNQKEANNRDRLKSIEKLITSIDEYKRLLEFILKEENIISSSKDESKIIKTNIEEKTKLINEIQTHIQTLNDKREAELLIAKYESDRVNLKEGEECFLCGSKEHPFVNHRKSVNADETSSIIAQKKQIFDEENKALRTFELNLSKLETKVESSTLELNKLSKNKEEIEQVFSSLNFILMDDSKTNLEEEKQLLEKELRNIVKIRDEKEKVLAQRDNLQKELNTKQTLVLQNEQELYKLKSLIEQLQNEQIQNTSKKQSLEEELSKVYTKYELIFDEKFEENFRAIVVKKDSFIKNETSKKELDTKLQGLSVQRKELDTKIISIELSLKTEAEQLSKISNETKELQIQSKAILDVSDLNIFEKEITSKFNIIYEKYNSLSKELVTLNSRNESLNSQIIELNQRLIDNSTKLEETKQNFNKALVENSFTSKEEFEKALLSKEQKDVLSLMCKALEEKYTQIQTLKTDTSKKLSEQKELNLTDKELQTLNDKLKELQTATDELQKSIGSLEKELEINASNMKKHEDKIKELEKKKEAFKVWIKLNEMIGSASGDKFAKFAQGITLEQLIYLANKHLQILSPRYELQRSSDSSKLLEIEIIDGFQGDVVRGVNTLSGGESFIVSLSLALGLSSLASQKISIDSLFLDEGFGTLDSDSLELALNALNQLQSSGKMVGVISHVEALKERIPLQVKVEPKGDGTSVLELS
- a CDS encoding exonuclease SbcCD subunit D C-terminal domain-containing protein, which codes for MRLLHTSDWHLGQNFMGKSRAEEHEDFLSWLLEIIKEKHVEVLVISGDIFDTGTPPNYALELYYNFLKELSSIKTLITTIITAGNHDSISTLKAPKQLLEVLNVHVITTGDEDENVIIPINKNDDLISIVCAVPFLRDSVIRESLSGITISEKEKLANSGIKAYYENCYSKALELKKDKNIPIIAMGHLTTVGSRSSQSERDIYIGGTIDIGGDYLASMFDYVALGHLHINQVVGNNEHVRYSGSPIPLSFSESKNTQKVNLVSFTQNEISIEEIEVPLSRKLVIIKGNYEHIKNELTKIEDKNSWIEVHISDDNAMYANNEIRQLASKLELILLAVKIDKSEKQLKANELKVISLDELSVEQVFEKRLELENLEDKEFEKELFLNFKEVVSKVQSL